A genomic region of Azoarcus sp. KH32C contains the following coding sequences:
- a CDS encoding enoyl-CoA hydratase family protein, with the protein MAELSMRDHKRPFKDYRATHFKWSCSEDGRVGTITLNRPDKKNPLTFDSYAELRDLFRDLTYASDVRSVVVTGEGGNFCSGGDVFEIIEPLTRMSMPELLEFTRMTGDLVKAIRRAPQPVISAIEGICAGAGAMVALASDFRLGTPGTKTAFLFTRVGLAGADMGACGLLPRVIGLGRANELLMTGRTMTADEGAAWGFFNSLHSAQEVLAKAQELAHSLADGPWFAHTVTKTMVNQEWAMGIDEMIESEAQAQAICMMTGDFRRAFDAFAAKRKPAFEGN; encoded by the coding sequence ATGGCAGAACTTTCGATGCGGGATCACAAGCGCCCCTTCAAGGACTACCGGGCGACCCACTTCAAGTGGTCGTGCAGCGAAGACGGCCGGGTCGGGACCATCACCCTGAACCGACCCGACAAGAAGAATCCGCTAACCTTCGATTCCTACGCCGAACTGCGCGACCTCTTCCGCGACCTGACCTACGCCAGCGACGTGCGCAGCGTGGTCGTCACCGGCGAGGGCGGCAATTTCTGCTCCGGCGGCGACGTCTTCGAGATCATCGAGCCGCTCACGCGGATGTCGATGCCGGAACTCCTCGAATTCACTCGCATGACGGGCGACCTCGTGAAGGCGATCCGCCGCGCGCCCCAGCCCGTGATCTCGGCGATCGAGGGCATCTGCGCCGGCGCCGGTGCGATGGTCGCCCTGGCGTCCGACTTCCGCCTCGGCACGCCGGGCACCAAGACCGCCTTCCTCTTCACGCGCGTCGGCCTCGCCGGTGCCGACATGGGCGCCTGCGGCCTGCTGCCGCGCGTGATCGGCCTCGGACGTGCCAACGAGCTGCTGATGACCGGACGCACGATGACCGCCGACGAAGGGGCCGCCTGGGGCTTCTTCAACAGCCTGCATTCCGCGCAGGAGGTGCTCGCCAAGGCGCAGGAACTCGCTCACAGCCTCGCCGACGGGCCGTGGTTCGCCCACACCGTGACCAAGACCATGGTCAACCAGGAATGGGCGATGGGCATCGACGAGATGATCGAGTCCGAAGCCCAGGCCCAGGCCATCTGCATGATGACCGGCGACTTCCGCCGCGCTTTCGACGCCTTTGCGGCGAAGCGCAAGCCGGCGTTCGAAGGG
- a CDS encoding SDR family NAD(P)-dependent oxidoreductase, whose protein sequence is MNAHPNESQTQLPLAGRHAVVTGANGGIGEAICHELARHGAIVTLLGLDRAGLEATRDRLPGRDHGIAVADITDHAAVAGAMAEAAAARGPVTLLVNNAGVAKSAPLVKTDPAQWKLMLDVNLTGTYNCIHAMLPGMIEAGWGRIVNIASTAGLAGYAYVVPYCAAKHGVVGLTRALALEVAKRGITVNAVCPGYTDTPLLAGAVDNIVSKTGRSADEARAELAAGNPQGRLVKPAEVANAVAWLCLPGAEAIHGQSIAVAGGEVM, encoded by the coding sequence ATGAACGCCCACCCCAACGAGAGCCAAACGCAACTTCCCCTCGCCGGCCGCCACGCCGTCGTCACCGGCGCCAACGGCGGCATCGGCGAAGCAATCTGCCACGAACTCGCCCGCCACGGCGCAATCGTCACCCTACTGGGTCTCGACCGCGCCGGGCTCGAGGCGACCCGCGACCGCCTGCCCGGCCGCGACCACGGCATCGCCGTCGCCGACATCACCGACCATGCAGCGGTCGCCGGGGCTATGGCCGAGGCCGCTGCAGCACGCGGTCCGGTCACGCTGTTGGTCAACAACGCCGGTGTCGCGAAAAGCGCGCCGCTCGTCAAGACCGATCCCGCACAGTGGAAGCTGATGCTCGACGTCAATCTGACGGGCACCTACAACTGCATCCACGCCATGCTGCCCGGCATGATCGAAGCCGGCTGGGGGCGCATCGTCAATATTGCCAGCACCGCGGGCCTCGCCGGCTACGCCTATGTGGTGCCCTACTGCGCCGCCAAGCACGGCGTCGTCGGCCTGACACGCGCGCTGGCGCTCGAAGTCGCCAAGCGCGGCATCACCGTCAATGCTGTCTGCCCCGGCTATACCGACACGCCGCTCCTGGCCGGTGCGGTCGACAACATCGTCTCCAAGACCGGCCGCAGCGCTGACGAAGCCCGAGCCGAACTCGCCGCGGGCAATCCCCAGGGCCGCCTGGTGAAGCCGGCCGAGGTCGCCAACGCCGTCGCGTGGCTGTGCCTGCCCGGCGCCGAAGCGATCCATGGCCAGTCCATCGCGGTCGCCGGCGGCGAAGTGATGTAA
- a CDS encoding bifunctional salicylyl-CoA 5-hydroxylase/oxidoreductase produces MRIVCLGGGPAGLYFSILMKKANPEHDITVIDRNAADNTFGWGVVFSDKTMDGFREADAKVVEEIEASFHHWDDIDVFFKDRKITSGGHGFCGIARLKLLEIFQRRAAELGVKMLWEHEIQDPDEYARDYDLVIGSDGVFSATRRKHEAHFNPRIDQRKCRFIWLGTKKKLDAFTFAFKETEWGWFNLHAYRFNAEWSTFIVETPEETWVKAGIDKFEQDESIAFCEDLFADLLDGHKLISNARHLRGSAMWQKFNRVLCERWYKDNIVLLGDAAHTAHFGIGSGTKLAMEDAISLAKVLNSTDGTVPERLARYQAEREIEALKLQSAARNRMTWFENVENYVHMEPEQFAFSLLTGSQRVGHANQKLRDANYVEDFDRWFQQRTGLADAPNKRPVPPMFTPFRMRGLTLPNRIVVSPMCTYSATDGMPGDFHFQHYTARGLGGAALVMTEMTCISPEARITPGCAGIWNDAQVAAWKRIVDFVRANRGAKMGLQIGHAGRKGSTKLSWEGIDQPLESGNWPLIAPSALPLISGVSQVPRAMTRVDMDRVKADFVAATLRAETAGFDLVEFHAAHGYLMSSFISPLTNLRTDEYGGSVENRCRYPLEVFKAMRGVWPADKPMSVRISAHDWVPGGTTPEDAVEIARLFKAAGADIVHVSSGQVSKNEQPVYGRMFQVPFSDKIRNEVEVPTIAVGNIFEADHVNTIIAAGRADLCALARPHLADPAWTLHAAAEQGYFDIAWPRQYVGGKVQLERNLERAAQLALNA; encoded by the coding sequence ATGCGCATCGTATGTTTGGGCGGAGGCCCGGCCGGACTGTATTTCTCGATCCTGATGAAGAAGGCCAATCCCGAGCACGACATCACCGTCATCGACCGCAACGCCGCCGACAACACCTTCGGCTGGGGCGTGGTCTTCTCGGACAAGACGATGGACGGCTTCCGCGAGGCGGACGCCAAGGTCGTCGAAGAGATCGAGGCCAGCTTCCACCACTGGGACGACATCGACGTCTTCTTCAAGGACCGCAAGATCACCTCCGGCGGCCACGGCTTCTGCGGCATCGCGCGGCTGAAGCTCCTCGAGATCTTCCAGCGCCGCGCCGCGGAGCTCGGCGTCAAGATGCTCTGGGAGCACGAAATCCAGGATCCGGACGAATACGCCCGCGACTATGACCTCGTGATCGGTTCCGACGGCGTGTTCTCGGCAACCCGCCGCAAGCACGAAGCGCACTTCAACCCGCGCATCGATCAGCGCAAGTGCCGCTTCATCTGGCTCGGCACGAAGAAGAAGCTGGACGCCTTCACCTTCGCGTTCAAAGAGACCGAATGGGGCTGGTTCAACCTGCACGCCTACCGGTTCAATGCCGAGTGGTCCACGTTCATCGTCGAGACGCCGGAAGAAACCTGGGTCAAGGCCGGTATCGACAAGTTCGAGCAGGACGAGTCCATCGCATTTTGCGAAGACCTGTTCGCCGACCTGCTGGACGGCCACAAGCTGATCTCCAACGCCCGCCACCTGCGCGGCTCGGCCATGTGGCAGAAGTTCAACCGCGTGCTGTGCGAGCGCTGGTACAAGGACAACATCGTGCTGCTCGGGGACGCCGCGCACACCGCCCACTTTGGCATCGGCTCCGGCACCAAGCTCGCGATGGAGGATGCGATCTCCCTGGCCAAGGTCCTGAACAGCACCGACGGCACCGTGCCGGAGCGTCTCGCCCGCTACCAGGCCGAGCGCGAGATCGAGGCGCTCAAATTGCAGAGCGCTGCGCGCAACCGCATGACCTGGTTTGAGAACGTCGAAAACTACGTGCACATGGAGCCCGAGCAGTTCGCGTTCTCGCTCCTCACCGGCAGCCAGCGCGTCGGCCACGCCAACCAGAAGCTGCGCGATGCCAACTACGTCGAGGATTTCGACCGCTGGTTCCAGCAACGGACCGGGCTTGCCGACGCGCCGAACAAGCGGCCCGTGCCGCCGATGTTCACGCCCTTCCGGATGCGCGGCCTGACGCTGCCGAACCGCATCGTCGTCTCGCCCATGTGCACCTACTCGGCAACCGACGGCATGCCCGGCGACTTCCACTTCCAGCATTACACGGCCCGGGGTCTCGGCGGCGCAGCGCTGGTGATGACGGAAATGACCTGCATCTCCCCGGAGGCCCGCATCACCCCGGGGTGCGCCGGCATCTGGAACGACGCACAGGTGGCTGCGTGGAAGCGCATCGTCGATTTCGTCCGCGCGAACCGCGGCGCGAAGATGGGCCTGCAGATCGGCCACGCCGGCCGCAAGGGCTCGACCAAGCTGTCCTGGGAAGGTATCGACCAGCCGCTCGAATCCGGCAACTGGCCGCTGATCGCGCCCTCCGCCCTGCCGCTGATCTCGGGCGTCTCGCAGGTGCCGCGCGCGATGACCCGCGTCGATATGGACCGGGTGAAGGCCGATTTTGTGGCCGCGACACTGCGAGCCGAGACGGCGGGTTTCGACCTCGTCGAGTTCCATGCTGCACACGGCTACCTGATGTCGTCCTTCATCTCGCCGCTGACCAACCTGCGCACCGACGAGTACGGCGGCAGCGTCGAGAACCGCTGCCGCTACCCGCTGGAAGTGTTCAAGGCGATGCGCGGCGTCTGGCCCGCCGACAAGCCGATGTCGGTGCGGATCTCGGCGCATGACTGGGTGCCCGGCGGCACGACGCCCGAGGACGCGGTCGAGATCGCCCGCCTCTTCAAGGCGGCTGGCGCCGACATCGTGCATGTCTCGTCCGGCCAGGTGAGCAAGAACGAGCAGCCGGTGTATGGCCGCATGTTCCAAGTGCCCTTCTCGGACAAGATCCGCAACGAGGTCGAAGTGCCGACCATCGCGGTGGGCAACATCTTCGAGGCGGATCACGTGAACACCATCATCGCCGCCGGCCGCGCCGACCTGTGCGCGCTGGCCCGTCCGCACCTCGCCGATCCGGCCTGGACGCTGCATGCCGCGGCCGAACAAGGCTACTTCGACATCGCCTGGCCCAGGCAGTACGTCGGCGGCAAGGTGCAGCTGGAGCGCAACCTCGAACGCGCAGCCCAGCTCGCGCTGAACGCCTGA
- a CDS encoding MarR family winged helix-turn-helix transcriptional regulator, giving the protein MPKKALQAAQVSDTESVESIEALPTGDHLALRLWLRLLGCHNLMEGQLRTKLREDFDTTLPRFDLMSQLYRYPEGLRMRAVSQLLMVTGGNVTGLTDNLVKEGLVERREDPTDRRAYFIALTPEGRTQFAKMAVAHEQWVMSLLSFLDESEQQQLSGLLGKLKSRLADAR; this is encoded by the coding sequence ATGCCCAAGAAAGCCCTGCAAGCCGCACAGGTTTCCGACACCGAGTCCGTGGAGTCCATCGAGGCCCTTCCCACCGGCGACCACCTGGCATTGCGCCTCTGGCTGCGGCTGCTTGGCTGCCACAACCTCATGGAAGGGCAACTGCGCACCAAGCTGCGCGAAGATTTCGACACGACGCTGCCCCGCTTCGACCTGATGTCGCAGCTCTACCGATATCCCGAAGGCCTGAGGATGCGAGCCGTGTCGCAGCTTCTGATGGTGACGGGCGGCAACGTCACGGGGCTGACCGACAACCTGGTCAAGGAAGGGCTGGTCGAGCGCCGCGAAGACCCGACCGACCGGCGCGCCTACTTCATCGCGCTGACGCCGGAAGGCAGGACCCAGTTCGCCAAGATGGCGGTCGCACACGAGCAATGGGTCATGTCGCTCCTGTCCTTCCTGGATGAAAGCGAGCAGCAGCAGCTTTCCGGCCTGCTCGGAAAGCTCAAGAGCCGGCTGGCCGACGCGCGCTGA
- a CDS encoding AraC family transcriptional regulator yields MTPVTPSLADPRSSRELLSAFPLFRSTDPEQVRTEVSRVFCPHQLEPVDPRRPLSTVHNLVKLGETALNFLTYGSDVMILPGSLDRFYLVQLPLTGSAQVTSGQESVESGACSAVILNPDERIRMRWSGESAQLLLWIPRRSIERRMTEVLGEGFKQPLRFSVELRQTSGMTSAWCTMLKDLARNIDENGVDWLRFRPAVSALEDCLIRGLIYQQPHSYSERLLKPALPAHSRQLQRALDYIEGAALESISVADIAQYAHLSVRALEEGFRKHYGTTPMNYLRGKRLDQARSAIVANALAGSPETITEIAFRHGFNHLGRFAAYYRERIGESPSDTARAAIG; encoded by the coding sequence ATGACGCCCGTGACCCCGTCGCTAGCCGACCCGCGCTCGTCGCGGGAGTTGCTGAGTGCATTCCCGCTATTCCGTTCGACGGATCCGGAGCAGGTGAGGACGGAAGTGTCGCGCGTGTTCTGTCCCCATCAGCTGGAGCCCGTGGATCCACGGCGTCCACTGTCGACCGTCCACAACCTCGTGAAGCTCGGCGAGACGGCGCTGAATTTTCTCACGTACGGCTCCGACGTGATGATCCTCCCCGGGAGCCTCGACCGTTTCTATCTGGTCCAGTTGCCGCTCACGGGCTCGGCGCAAGTGACTTCGGGGCAGGAATCCGTCGAGTCCGGTGCATGCTCGGCCGTCATCCTCAACCCCGACGAGCGGATCAGGATGCGCTGGAGCGGCGAGTCTGCGCAGTTGCTGTTGTGGATTCCGCGGCGCTCGATCGAGCGCCGGATGACGGAAGTGCTCGGCGAGGGCTTCAAGCAGCCGCTGCGCTTCAGCGTCGAGTTGCGGCAGACGTCCGGCATGACGAGCGCGTGGTGCACGATGCTCAAGGATCTCGCCCGCAACATCGACGAGAACGGCGTCGACTGGCTCCGCTTCCGTCCGGCGGTCAGTGCCCTGGAGGATTGCCTGATCCGCGGGCTCATCTACCAGCAGCCGCACAGCTATTCGGAAAGGCTCCTGAAGCCGGCGCTGCCGGCCCACTCGCGCCAGTTGCAGCGGGCGCTCGACTACATCGAGGGCGCCGCGCTTGAGAGCATCAGCGTCGCGGATATCGCGCAGTACGCCCACCTTAGCGTGCGAGCGCTCGAAGAAGGCTTCCGCAAGCATTACGGCACGACGCCGATGAACTATCTGCGCGGCAAGCGCCTCGACCAGGCGCGTTCGGCCATCGTCGCCAATGCTCTTGCAGGCTCGCCCGAGACCATCACGGAAATCGCTTTCCGCCACGGCTTCAACCATCTGGGGCGCTTTGCGGCGTACTACCGGGAACGCATCGGCGAATCGCCCTCGGACACGGCTCGGGCGGCGATCGGTTGA
- a CDS encoding SDR family oxidoreductase gives MKGIEGKVAIVTGGATMIGEAVAADLVRRGARVVIADINAENGHKVAQGLGPSALFQTTDITDDAQVAGCVEAAIGRFGGVDFLVNCACSYVDNGAASTRNEWLASFDVNVVGAAMMMQACRPEMAGRGGGAVVNFSSISAAAAQTGRWLYPVGKAAIVQLTRNAALDLASDRIRVNAVAPGWTWSSAIAALSDNDKAKADRVAADYHVLGRLGLPEEVAQVVSFLLSDNASFVTGAEYACDGGYGALGPEAAQAAIPRLAG, from the coding sequence ATGAAGGGTATCGAAGGAAAGGTCGCGATCGTCACCGGCGGCGCGACGATGATCGGCGAGGCCGTGGCGGCCGATCTGGTCCGCCGGGGGGCGAGGGTGGTCATCGCCGACATCAATGCGGAAAACGGCCACAAGGTTGCGCAGGGCTTGGGGCCGTCGGCCCTTTTTCAGACGACCGACATCACCGACGACGCGCAGGTCGCGGGCTGTGTCGAAGCGGCGATCGGACGTTTCGGCGGCGTCGACTTCCTCGTCAATTGCGCCTGCAGCTATGTCGATAACGGCGCCGCCTCCACCCGCAACGAATGGCTGGCGTCGTTCGACGTGAATGTCGTCGGCGCGGCGATGATGATGCAGGCCTGCCGCCCCGAGATGGCCGGGCGCGGTGGCGGGGCGGTCGTGAATTTCTCGTCGATTTCGGCTGCGGCGGCGCAGACCGGTCGCTGGCTCTATCCCGTTGGCAAGGCCGCGATCGTCCAGCTGACCCGTAACGCCGCCCTCGATCTGGCGTCCGACCGCATCCGCGTCAATGCGGTCGCGCCGGGCTGGACCTGGTCCTCCGCGATTGCCGCGCTGTCCGACAACGACAAGGCGAAGGCCGACCGGGTCGCCGCCGACTACCACGTCCTCGGCCGGCTCGGCCTGCCCGAGGAGGTCGCCCAGGTCGTCAGCTTCCTGCTCTCCGACAACGCGAGCTTCGTCACCGGCGCCGAATACGCCTGCGACGGCGGCTACGGCGCGCTCGGGCCGGAGGCCGCACAGGCCGCCATTCCGCGGCTGGCCGGCTGA
- a CDS encoding styrene monooxygenase/indole monooxygenase family protein, with the protein MTTNNSARSIAIVGAGQAGLLLGTALLDQGHEVTIITNRTAEDVWSGKVMSSQFMFDPALQIERDWKMDLWEADCPQVSGVNLSIPVPHGAAKPAVDWNASLYAYGQSVDQRVKMSGWMKEFERRGGELRIENVGIPELEALAQRHELVLLAGGKGEIVNLFGRNDARSPVRQPMRQLALSYVTGMKRHDRQESINFNLIPGVGEYFVFPALTTKGGSETQACDIMVFEGVPGGPMDCWGDVKSPEQHLEKSLEILRTFVPWEYERSRDCQLTDANGNLSGRITPTVRNAVLTLPSGRKIMGLGDAILVNDPITGQGSNNATKSAKHYFDAIVARGHAAFDEAWMHLTFDALYEGYAEKVIRWTNSLLFPPPAYIVKLLSAAQQSPSLASRIANGFNDPRDFAEYWFDEARAEELIAAESCMAA; encoded by the coding sequence ATGACGACGAACAACAGCGCCCGCAGCATTGCCATCGTCGGCGCGGGCCAGGCCGGCCTGCTGCTGGGGACCGCGCTGCTCGACCAAGGCCATGAAGTGACCATCATCACCAACCGCACTGCCGAAGACGTCTGGAGTGGCAAGGTGATGTCTTCGCAGTTCATGTTCGATCCGGCGCTGCAGATCGAGCGGGACTGGAAGATGGACCTGTGGGAAGCAGACTGCCCGCAGGTATCCGGGGTCAATCTGTCGATTCCCGTCCCGCACGGCGCCGCGAAGCCTGCCGTCGACTGGAACGCAAGCCTCTACGCCTACGGGCAATCGGTGGATCAGCGCGTCAAGATGTCGGGCTGGATGAAGGAATTCGAGCGCCGCGGCGGCGAACTGCGCATCGAGAACGTCGGCATTCCCGAGCTGGAGGCACTGGCGCAGCGTCACGAGCTCGTCCTGCTCGCCGGCGGCAAGGGCGAGATCGTCAATCTCTTCGGCCGCAACGATGCGCGCTCGCCGGTACGCCAGCCGATGCGCCAGCTCGCCCTGAGCTACGTCACGGGCATGAAGCGTCACGATCGCCAGGAAAGCATCAACTTCAACCTGATCCCCGGCGTCGGCGAGTATTTCGTGTTCCCGGCGCTGACGACCAAGGGCGGTTCGGAGACCCAGGCCTGCGACATCATGGTCTTCGAAGGCGTGCCCGGCGGCCCGATGGATTGCTGGGGCGACGTGAAGAGCCCCGAGCAGCATCTGGAAAAGAGCCTCGAAATCCTCCGCACCTTCGTCCCGTGGGAATACGAGCGCAGCCGTGACTGCCAGCTCACCGACGCCAATGGCAACCTCTCCGGCCGCATCACGCCGACCGTGCGCAACGCGGTGCTCACGCTGCCGTCGGGCCGCAAGATCATGGGCCTGGGCGACGCGATCCTGGTGAACGACCCGATCACCGGCCAGGGCTCGAACAACGCGACCAAGAGCGCCAAGCACTACTTCGACGCGATCGTCGCCCGCGGCCACGCCGCCTTCGACGAGGCGTGGATGCACCTGACCTTCGACGCGCTGTACGAGGGCTATGCGGAAAAGGTGATCCGCTGGACCAACAGCCTGCTGTTCCCGCCGCCGGCCTACATCGTGAAGCTGCTGTCGGCCGCTCAGCAATCGCCCTCGCTGGCATCGCGTATCGCCAACGGCTTCAACGATCCGCGCGATTTCGCCGAGTACTGGTTCGACGAGGCGCGCGCCGAAGAGCTGATCGCGGCCGAGTCCTGCATGGCGGCGTAA
- a CDS encoding OmpP1/FadL family transporter: MKMTRLAAKRAFAALGTMSVAFPVLATQGTFPHGYGVKAEGMAGVSIALPQDALAGANNPAGMVAVGTRLDLGAALLKVDNGARFGGVDYDGSADRSLYLIPQMGYNHMLRDDTSLGVSVVGNGVGTDYENDANIGGLVGPRSELKQMVITASLAHRLNEMHSVGLGLMLARQKLSIGGPAGLGLPQGTDESMGAGVKLGWIGQLTPALSLGASYSSKIDMGRMKEFDGLLPGKGDLDIPEHYGLGIAYRSGPLTLGADVLRINWRGVDALGNPGVTQAPSGTTPGFGWKDQTVWRVGAAYAVSEALTLRAGYSHGTQILDRRDTFLGVLAPSANRRHYTVGASWAMAKDKELSVAYAKSLKERVNGSGPAPDGITDPYMGQDWLSASLGIRF, encoded by the coding sequence ATGAAAATGACAAGACTCGCCGCCAAACGCGCCTTCGCCGCGCTCGGCACCATGTCGGTGGCGTTCCCCGTGCTCGCGACGCAGGGCACCTTTCCCCACGGCTACGGCGTCAAGGCCGAAGGCATGGCCGGCGTCTCGATCGCACTGCCGCAGGATGCGCTCGCCGGCGCCAATAACCCGGCCGGGATGGTCGCGGTCGGCACGCGGCTCGATCTCGGTGCCGCGCTGCTGAAGGTCGACAACGGTGCGCGCTTCGGCGGCGTCGACTACGACGGCTCCGCCGACCGTAGCCTCTACCTGATCCCGCAGATGGGCTACAACCACATGTTGCGTGACGACACTTCGCTGGGCGTGTCCGTCGTCGGCAACGGGGTCGGCACAGACTACGAGAACGACGCCAACATCGGCGGCCTCGTCGGACCGCGCTCCGAACTCAAGCAGATGGTCATCACGGCGAGCCTCGCGCACCGGCTCAACGAGATGCATTCGGTCGGCCTTGGGCTGATGCTCGCACGACAGAAACTGAGCATCGGCGGACCCGCCGGACTCGGGCTGCCGCAGGGCACCGACGAGTCGATGGGGGCGGGCGTGAAGCTCGGCTGGATCGGGCAACTGACCCCGGCGCTGAGCCTCGGCGCGAGTTATTCGAGCAAGATCGACATGGGGCGCATGAAGGAATTCGACGGCCTGTTGCCGGGCAAGGGCGACCTCGACATCCCCGAGCACTACGGCCTCGGCATCGCGTACCGCAGCGGACCGCTGACGCTCGGCGCCGACGTGCTGCGGATCAACTGGCGCGGCGTCGACGCGCTCGGCAACCCCGGCGTCACCCAGGCGCCGTCGGGCACGACGCCCGGCTTCGGCTGGAAGGACCAGACCGTCTGGCGCGTCGGCGCCGCCTACGCCGTCAGCGAGGCACTGACGCTCCGCGCGGGCTACAGCCACGGCACTCAGATCCTCGACCGGCGCGACACCTTCCTCGGCGTGCTCGCGCCGTCCGCGAACCGCCGCCATTACACGGTCGGGGCGAGCTGGGCGATGGCAAAGGACAAGGAGCTGTCGGTCGCCTATGCGAAGTCGCTGAAGGAGCGGGTGAACGGCAGCGGCCCCGCGCCGGACGGGATCACCGATCCCTACATGGGCCAGGACTGGCTGTCGGCGAGCCTGGGGATTCGCTTCTAA
- a CDS encoding flavin reductase family protein produces MIDPRQFRDALGHFATGVTVVTTIDAEGQPVGVTVNSFSSLSLDPPLILWSLAKKSYSLAAFEAHPAFAVHVLASDQQHLSDRFARAGTDKFAGLTPGEGFAGVPVLDGCAAAFQCSTEFRYDGGDHLILVGRVQRFTTRERPPLLFYRGRYATPETEAAQPFAGLLRAMAPAVA; encoded by the coding sequence ATGATCGATCCCCGCCAATTCCGCGACGCGCTGGGCCACTTCGCCACCGGCGTGACCGTCGTCACCACTATCGACGCGGAGGGCCAGCCGGTCGGCGTCACCGTCAATAGCTTCAGCTCGCTGTCCCTCGATCCCCCGTTGATTCTGTGGAGCCTCGCGAAGAAGTCATACAGTCTCGCGGCCTTCGAGGCGCATCCCGCCTTTGCCGTACATGTGCTGGCGAGCGACCAGCAGCATCTCTCAGATCGCTTCGCCCGCGCCGGCACCGACAAGTTCGCCGGGCTCACGCCGGGCGAGGGCTTCGCCGGCGTGCCGGTGCTCGACGGTTGCGCGGCTGCTTTCCAGTGCAGCACGGAATTCCGCTACGACGGCGGCGACCACCTGATCCTGGTCGGCCGCGTACAGCGTTTCACCACGCGCGAGCGCCCGCCGCTGCTCTTCTACCGCGGCCGCTACGCGACCCCGGAAACGGAGGCGGCACAGCCCTTCGCCGGCCTGCTGCGGGCGATGGCCCCCGCGGTTGCGTGA